In Thermodesulfobacteriota bacterium, the genomic stretch CGGGCTGGCCTGTTCGACCTATGACTGCGACAGGTTGTTTAAATACGGGAAAGAGAAGATAGCCGTCCACTCGAAAGAGGACCTCAGGAGGTTCATAAGCGGATATTACGGTGGCAGGACAAAGCCCGGAAAGGATCTCCGGCACAGGGCCGGATACCTCTCCCGATATTTCGCGCCAATTACGACTGAAAGGCTCGACAGGTTCCTTCATTGCTGAATGGCGGCCTTTTGCCGATATTCGGGGCGATTTGACAAAAATTACGAAATCGATAGAATTGAATTCGAGACAGGCGCGTATTGAAAAAAGGCCGAACCAGGGCGCCGTTTAGAGGTAAAGGTCAGCAGCCGGCAAGAGAAGTTCCATCCCGTTCAGTCCCCCAGTCCGGTCCTTTTCATCCGGGACACTCACCCAGGCAAATTCCAAAATCAAACGAAGGCACATGAAGGGAAAGCATAAGGCTCCCTTGCAAGAGCGCCTCCGGGCGGGCGAGCTCACCATCGGTTCATGGATAACGCTCGGCCATCCGTCAGTAGCCGAGATCCTGGCTGGTGCGGGTTTCGACTGGCTGGCCGTGGACATGGAGCATTCCGCCATCACGCTGAGCGAGGCCCAGGCGCTGATACAGGCCATAGAGCTTGGCGGCTCGGTGCCGCTCGTAAGGGTGGGCTCGAACGACCCGAACGAGATAAAGAGGGTCATGGACGCCGGGGCGCACGGAGTCATCGTGCCAATGGTGAATTCGCGGGAAGACGCAGTTCGCGCGGTGCGAGCCGCCAACTACCCTCCACGCGGCGCTCGCGGCGTCGGGCTCGCGAGGGCCCAGGGTTACGGCCTCGGGTTCGAGAGATACAAGGCGTGGCTCAGGGAGAACTGCGTGGTAATCGTGCAGATAGAGCACATCGAAGCCGTAAAAAACCTCGAAAGCATACTCGCCACGGAAGGCGTTGACGCGTTCATCGTGGGCCCTTATGACCTTTCAGGTTCGCTCGGCAGGCCCGGAGAGTTCGATCATCCCGAGGTGATCTCGGCGCTCGAAAAGGTTAAGGAGGCGGCAGCGGGGGCAGGCACGCCTTCCGGATTCCACGTCATACCTCCTGATTGGAGGGAGGCGTCGGCCAGAATAGCCGAAGGGTACAGGTTCATAGGGTTCAGCCTTGATACGCTCTTTCTGGGCGCTTCGTGCGGGGAGGGGCTCAAGAACCTGCGGAGCCTGAGCTTCGCGTGAAGGTGCTTATCTCTACCTCGACTTTCGGTGAATACGATCGCTCGCCGCTGGATGTCCTTAAGGGGAGCGGTTTCGAGCCAGTCATGAACCCGTACGGGCGGACGCTCAAAAGGCATGAGCTGAAGGCCCTCGCAAAGGACGCAGCGGGCCTCATTGCCGGGACAGAGCGCCTGGACGGCCCGGTCCTCGGCGCAATGCGGGGGCTTAGGATAATATCGCGCTGCGGCGCTGGGCTCGACAACATCGACCTCGACGCCGCAAAGAGGCTCGGTGTGGCGGTATATAATACTCCCTCCGGTCCCACTCTCGCCGTGGCAGAGCTTGCGGTCGCCCTTCTCCTGAACCTCGCGCGCCGGATAACCGAGATGGACCGCGATGTCCGTAAAGGGGTCTGGAGGAAATCAGCCGGGAGCCTCCTGAAAGGAAAAAAGGTCGGGATAATCGGTTTCGGCAGGATAGGGAGAAAGGTCGCTGCGCTCCTTTCTCCTTTCGGCGCGGAGATCCGTTACTTTGACCCGTGCAGGGACGAAAGTGATTCCGGATGCAGTCCGTCGGATATTGACGAGCTGCTTGCGTGGGCCGACGCAATAACAATCCATGCGTCTCTGGCTTCGCAGTGTATGAGGATACTCGGGCTGAGGGAGCTATCCCTTATGAAAGAGGGCGCAATCCTCGTAAATACATCTAGGGGAGGTGTTGTGGACGAGGCCGCGCTGTACGAGGCGCTCTCCTCAGGCAGGCTCTCCGGCGCCGCGCTCGACGTATTCGAGGAGGAGCCGTACAGCGGCCCGCTAACAGCGCTCCCTAACGTCATACTCACCCCGCACATAGGCTCGTACGCCCGGGAAGCGCGCTCGGAGATGGAAATGGAGGCTGTATCCAACCTCCTCAAGGGCTTTGGCGTCGCCTCTCTCGCGACCGGGGCGGAAAAGGGGGCAGGGCGATCATAAAGGCCATAGCATTCGATTTCGACGGCGTCATCCTGGAGTCAGCTCAAATAAAGACCGAGGCGTTCAAGGAGCTCTTCTCGAAATACCCGGAAAAGGTGGACGAGATAGTCGAGTACCACCGCGCCCACGAAGGGGTCTCGCGATACAGGAAGTTCAGGCACTTCTGCGAGAACATAATCGGGACCGAATATACCGAAGAGGCCGGGCGGAAGCTCGGGAAAGAATTCTCGGCCCTCGTGTATGGGAAGGTTCTCAATGCCCCGTTTGTAAAAGGCGCGTCTGAATTCTTCGAAAGGCACCACGCCGAATACCTCATGTTCATAGCCTCGGGGACCCCTGCGGAAGAGCTTGCCGATATCGTAAAGGCAAGGGGGATCGCCGGGTATTTCAGGGACGTTTATGGGAGCCCCATGCTCAAGGCAGACGCGCTTCGGGATATGATGGGAAGGCATGGCCTTTCAGGTGAAGAGATTGTTTTTGTCGGAGACGCAGCAGCGGACCGGGACGCGGCAATGGAGGCCGGGACCAACTTCATAGCAAGGGTTTCAGGCGACGGCGGCCCGCTTAAAAACGAACGGCACAGGATAAAAGACCTCGACGGGCTAATGGGGCTCATAAAAGGGCTTGGCCGATAAAGGAGCGGAGATGGGAAAGGCTGTCGTTTTCGGCGGGTCGGGCTTTTTGGGAAGCCATGTGGCGGATGAGCTCACGAATGCCGGGCTCGAGGTCGCGATATTCGATAGAAAGCGCTCGCCCTTTCTCCAGCCATCCCAGGAGATGCTCATAGGAGACATACTGAACGAAAAGCAGGTCAGGGAGGCCGTGAGAGGCGCGGACTACGTCTATAACTTCGCCGGGCTCGCCGACATAGAGGAGTGCCGGGCAAGGCCAATAGACACTGTCAAATACAATATCCTCGGGAACTCCATAATCCTCGAGGCCGCGGCCTCGGAAAAAGCTGAAAGGTTCGTGTTCGCGAGCACCATGTACGTGTACAGCGACGCGGGGGCCTTCTACAGGATAAGCAAGCAGGCATCCGAGTTGATGATAGAGGACTACAGCCGCCTCCATGGGCTCCCCTACACCATAATGAGGTACGGCTCGCTTTACGGCGAGCGCTCTGATGAGAGGAACAGCGTATTCCGGATACTCAAGGAGGCCGTAACCGAAGGGAGGGTCACATATTACGGGAGCGGGGACGAGGAAAGGGAGTTCCTGCACGTGAAGGACGCGGCGCGGTCGAGCGTAGAGGTGCTCGACAGATCCTTCAGGAACGAATGCGTGATAGTGACGGGGCACAAGGCGGTGAAGTACAGGGAGTTCCTCGATATGGTGGCCGAGATGCTCAAGGGCAGGGTCGTGGTCGAGTACAGGGAAAGAAAGCAGGACACGCACTACAGGATAACCCCCTACGCTTTCAACCCGAGGTTCGCGAAGAAGATGAGCCCCCCGCAGCACGTGGACCTGGGGCAGGGGCTCCTTCATTGCATAAACGAGATATACACTGGCATGCAGAGTGAGAAAAGGAAGTATGTGGAGCTGTCGCTCGGAAGCATGGACATGAGCTGAGGCCCGGGAAAGTGAAAAGCAGAACCGTCGTACTCATAAACCCCGGCCATGACGACGAGGTCGACCCGAAGGTCGCCAGGTCTTTCGGCGCAATGACGAGGAAGGTCCGGAGGGAGGACCCGCCCGTCTCGATCCTGAACCTCGGCGGCTATATACGCGACCACGGCTATGATGTCGTGGTGGTCGACACACACGTGGAACCGGAATACAGGAGAACAATCCAGGGCCTCCTCAGGGAGAAGCCGCTCGCGATCGGGTTCTCGGTAATCATAGGCAAGTTCGCGAAGAACGCGCTAGGCCTTACGAAGATGGCGAAGGAGCTCGCCCCGGATGTCCCGGTAGTATGGGGCGGGAAGCTAGTGCATCTTGCCGGGCGCCTCGCGCTCGAGCGCCCTGACATAGATTTCGTCATTACAGGCGACGGCGAGCTGCCTTTTCTGAAGCTTCTCGATGCGCTCAGGGAGGAAAAGGATTACAGGGGCATCCCGGGCGTGGGTTATAGGGAAAACGGGAGGCCAGTAATAAACGAGAACACCTTCAGGGTCGAGAGGCTCGACGACATATACATATCCAGGGATTTCGGCTGGGAGCTCGTGAGGAAGCACGTGAACAGGCAGCAAGTCCCCTATTTCATCAGCCTCTACACGAGCAGGGGCTGCAAGTTCAACTGCTCGTTCTGTTATCTCAAGGACATTAAGGAGCTCGAAAGCGGGATGCGCCTCCGGAGGAGGTCCGCGGAGAACATTATAAGCGAGATAGGCTACCTGCATGAGAACTTCGGGATAGACGTCGTCACCTTCGGGGACGACGACTTCCTTTCCGAGGCGGAGAAGATAGCGCCGGTATTCGACTACCTCAGAAGGAAGGGCATCTATATCGAGCACATCTGGACCAACATACATAACCTGAGGCCCGAGAACATAGCCCTCTTGAAGGGCGTCTGCCAGACCGTCTGCTACTCAATAGAGACCGCCTCGCCGAGGCTCCAGAGGATTTTAAGAAAGAGGATATCCGCGGAAAAGGCAATAGAGGTGAACAAGTCGCTCAGAAGGGCTGGCATAAATACCGTCCATAACTTCCTTTTCGGAGTGCCGACCGAGACGGACGAGGAGACGAGGATGAACATAGAGCTCCTTAAAAAACTAAAAGAGGTAAACCCCCACATGCGGGCGAACACGTATATTCTGAGCCCCATACCAGGCACCCCGATATTCCAGTATGCGGAGGAGCTCGCAGGAAAAAAGATGGAATGGAAGCTAGAGGACCTCGCTGATTTTCATTTCCGCTACATGGACGGAGTCGCCCCCAAGTTCCGCCCGTACTTTACGCCGGAGGATAACCTCCATTACGAGACGGTCTCGGAGATGGCGAATGAGCTCTTTGCCGAGCTCAATTCCGGCCCCACGGCGGAGCATCTGGAAAAGATAGGGAGAAGTCCGAGGCTCGGCTACATTTTCAAAGACATCGAATGCATCAGCAGGCCGAAGGGAAAAACGCGCAAGTACATCCTGGACCTCGTGCTCGAGGCCTCGGAGAGAGGGCTTGCGTCGCCTGCGATAGAACCGTTTTAGGAGACGCGCTGATGACCGATTTCAGGGACATAAAGGCGGCGGTGCAATGGGCCTCCGTGGAGGACGAGGCCTTCATTCGGGACCTCGGCAAGACTGAAGAGGAGATTGCCTCCAGGATGATACGGGAGCGCGGCTACAGGCACACTTCCTGCCACGGCAGGGTGAGCATAAACCCGCTGGTCTTCGAGTCCGGGCAGGGGAGCATCCTGAAAGACGCGGACGGGAACAGGTACCTGGACCTGGGCTCAGGCATCTACGTCACGAACCTCGGCCACTCGCACCCCAAGGTGTCGGAGGCTGTCTCAAGGCACGCGAAGACCCTCATGAACTGCCACGACTACATGACGCCCGTAAAGGCCGCCTTTCTCGAAAGGCTTGCGGGGCGCCTCGGAGGAGACCTCAAGAATATACACCTATACGACAACGGCACGACCGCAGTGGAGTTCGCAATTCGCGCGGCAAGGAACATAACCGGAAGGCACGAGATAATCTCGTTCTTCTCAGACCACCACGGCAAGACCTACGGCTCCGCCGCGCTCGGCCGCCTTACGTCCTCGAACGGGCCCGCACGTCCTTCCGGCTTCCACCTGGTGCCGAGGCCCGATCCTTACAGGCCGGTATGGACAACCCCGGACGGGAAGATAGATACGGACGCCTATATCGCCTTCTACGAGCAGTATATAAAGGAAGCGACCACGGGGCTCGTCGCGGCCTTCGTTCTAGAGCCCATCCAGGGATGGGGCGGCACCATAATACCGCCCGACGATTTCCTGCCGAAGCTTGCGCGCCTGTGCAAAACGCGCGGCATGCTCCTCGTGACCGACGAGATACTGACAGGCTCGGGGAGGACCGGGAAGTGGCTCTCGGCAGACTGGTGGGGCGTGAGGCCGGACATAACCGTACTCGGCAAGGGGCTCGGGAACGGCTTCCCCATGAGCGCGCTCGTGGTGAAGGAGGAGCACGCCTGGGCCCTCCCGAAGATAGCGCCCTCGACCACCTTCGGCGGAAACCCGATGGCCTGCGCCGCCGGGCTCGCGACAATCGAGGCCATCGAGGAAGAGGACGCAATGGAGCTGGCCGTCGAGAACGGGGGTCATCTCCTCGGAAGATTAAAGGAGCTGAAGGAAGCGCATCCCATAATAGGCGACGTAAGGGGCAAGGGCTGCCTCCTGGGCGTTGAGTTCGTCTGGGACCGGGAAACGAAAAAACCCTTTATAGAGGCGGCCTCGGAAATCTATGCCGAGTGCCTTAAAAGGAAGCTCATACCTGGCGTGCCGGTCGTCCATCTCCTCCGCCTTGCGCCGCAACTGACAATCAGGAGAGAGATGCTGGATGCTGCCGTCGCCATACTGGATGATAGCATCGGCAGGGTGGAGGAGAAGTTCGGGATGAAAGGCGGGCGTGAAAGGTTGAGGGCGACCGTATGAAGGTGGTCATACTCGCCGGAGGGCTCGGCACAAGGCTCAGCGAAGAGACCTCCTTGAGGCCCAAGCCCATAGTCGAGATAGGCGGAAAGCCCATCCTCTGGCACATCATGAGCATATACGGCGCGCACGGCTTTAACGAGTTCGTCATTGCCCTCGGCTACAAGGGCGGCCTCATAAAGGAGTATTTCCTCAACTACTACCTTCACCAGAGCGATCTCACGATCGACCTCGGCACAGGCATGGTCGAAACCGAAGGTAACGGGAAAAAGGACTGGAGGGTACACCTGGTCGATACCGGTGCGGACTCGATGACAGGCGGCAGGCTTGAAAAATTGAAGGATAAGCTAAAGGGATCGACCTTCATGCTCACCTACGGGGACGGCGTGGCCGACGTAAATGTGAAGAAGCTCCTCGAATTCCACAGGTCCCACGGGAGGACGGCCACGGTAACCGTCGTCCGTCCCTCGGCGCGGTTCGGCGAGGTGAGGTTCAACGGCGATTGCCACGAAATAATGGATTTCAAGGAGAAGCCGCAAACAGGCGAGGGCTGGGTGAACGGAGGGTTTTTCGTATTCGAGCCAGCCATATTCGACTACCTGGACGGGGACAAGACAGTTCTCGAGGCCGGGCCGCTTGAGACCCTCGCGAAAAGGAGGGAGCTCATGGCCTTCAGGCACGAGGGCTTCTGGCAATGTATGGACACGATGCGGGACAAGCAATTCCTGGAGAGGCTCTGGGAGAGCGGGAAGGCGAGGTGGAAGGTATGGAACTGAGCGGGGGCGAGATACAGCTCTTCAAGGGCGCGTATAGCGGGAAAAGGGTGCTCGTGACCGGGCACACGGGCTTCAAGGGCTCGTGGCTCGCCATATGGCTCTCCTCCCTCGGCGCCGAGGTCGCGGGTTTTTCCTCGTATCTACCTTCAAGTCCGTGCAACTTCTCGGCGACCGGCCTCGAAAAGATGATAGACCACCGATGGGGCGACGTACGGGAGTTCCCGGGGCTCAAGGCGGCTTTTGAGGACTTCCGGCCCGAGGTCGTCTTCCATCTCGCGGCCCAGCCCATAGTGCGGAGGTCGTATGCCGACCCCAAGCTCACCTTTGACACGAACCTCGGCGGAACCGTGAACGTCCTTGAATGCGTGCGCTCGTCCGGGCGGGTAAGGGCCGCTGTCATCGTTACGAGCGACAAATGCTACGAAAATACCGAATGCGTCTGGGGCTACCGCGAAAACGACAGGCTCGGCGGAACGGACCCGTACAGCGCCTCAAAGGCCTGCGCAGAGATAGCGGCAAGCGCGTACGCGAGGTCCTTCCGGCCCTCGGGCGGCGCGCCCAGGATTGCGACCGCAAGGGCAGGGAACGTCGTAGGCGGGGGCGACTGGGCCGAATCGAGGGTCATACCGGACTGCGTGCGTGCCTGGTCGGAAGGAAAGGAGGCTGTCATCAGGAACCCGGCCTCCACAAGGCCGTGGCAGCACGTGCTTGAGCCCTTGAGCGGATACCTCTGGCTAGGGGCGGACCTACTTGCCTCGGACAGGCTCCACGGCGAATCCTTTAATTTCGGTCCTGACCAGAAGGTAAATAAGCCAGTATCCGAGCTTATAGACATATTCACTTCACATTGGGGAGGGCCGGGATGGAGGCGCGGTGGCGTTGAGAACGGAAAAAAAGAGAGCGCGTTACTTAAGCTCTCGTGCGACAAGGCCCTGCACGAGCTCGGCTGGCGGCCAGTCCTCTCGTTCGAGGACACTATAAGGCTCACGGCGGAATGGTACAGGCGATATTACTCGGGCGAAAAGGGAATGTGCGCATTCTCGGAGGAGCAGATATCTTTTTACGTGTCCGAGGCCGCAAGGGCCGGGCTTCAGTGGGCAAGGGAGGGAGTGCCGGCGTGATCGAGGGCGTCATAACCGAGCCGCTTCTGCAGTTCCCGGACGACAGGGGGCGTGTCATGAGGATGCTAAGGGCCGACTCGCCGGGATTCGAGGGGTTCGGGGAAATATATTTCTCAACCGTGAATCCCGGGAAGGTAAAGGCGTGGAAGAGGCACATCAGGATGACCCAGCGCTTCGCGGTGCCAGTCGGTAGGATACGGCTTGTATTACATGATGCGCGCCCAGGCTCCGCCACCATAGGAGAAACGGCGGTCATGGAGACCGGCGAGTCGGATTACAGGCTCGTACGGATCCCGCCGCTACTCTGGTACGGCTTTATGGGCATATCCGGGGGGCCTGCGCTCATAGCCAACTGCACTGACATGCCCCACAGCCCGGACGAGACGGAACGCATGGGAATCGATAACGGGATTATCCGCTACGACTGGGATAACTGACGGGAGGCTGATGGCTGCGCCGAGGGTCAGCGTAATAATGAATTGCCTGAACGGGGCCGAATACCTCCGTGCGTCCATTGAAAGCGTCTACGCGCAGACCTTCAAGGACTGGGAGATCGTATTCTGGGACAACGCCTCGACTGACGGGAGCGGCGAGATAGCCAGCGGCTATGACCGGAGGCTCAGGTACTTCAGGAGCCCTGCGACTATCCCGCTCGGAAGGGCGCGGAACATGGCCATTAGGGAGGCCAGGGGCGAGCTCGTCGCCTTTCTCGACTGCGACGACCTCTGGATGCCCGAGAAGCTCCTGAAGCAGGCGCCGCTCTTTGATAAAAACCCGAGGACCGGCCTCGTCTTCTCGGACACCGTCTTCTTCAACGGCAAGGGGGAGGAAAGGCGGCTTTACGCCAACTCCAGGCCTCCGAGGGGCATGGTCTTTAAACGGCTCCTGACCGACTACTTCCTTTCCATGGAAACGGTCGTCATAAGGAGGAGGGCGCTCGACAGCCTGTCCGAATGGTTCGACGAGAGGCTAGAGGTGAACGAGGAGGCGGACCTCTTCATAAGGATAGCGTATTGGTGGGAGGCCGACTGCGTTCACGAGCCCCTGGCCAAATGGCGGGTGCACGCGGGAAGCCTCACATGGCAAAAGAAGGAACGGTTCGCGATTGAAAGCCAGATGATGCTCGATAAGTACATGAGGCTTTTCCCCGGCCTTGATGTTGAGGCCGCTGGAGAGGTCGAATGCATGAGACGGAGGATATTGAAGCAGAGGTTCATGAACTCCTGGGAAAGGGGCGACGGGAGCGTGAGAGGGATGCTCAGGCCCTATATCGGCAAGGACCCCAAGGCGCTGGCCCTGTACATGGCCTCGTTCCTGCCTTACAGGGCCGCCGCGCCGCTTATAGGTCTTTACCGGACACGGAGGGGCCTTGTCGCCCCTTGAAGGGATACTGGACCCGGACCGCGCCGTCCTCTTCGGATACGCAAGGACAGCGCTTGAGTACGGATACAGGCACCTGGGCCTGAAGCAAGGGGACGAGGTGCTATACCCGGACCTCATCTGCGACGTGATGATGGTGCCATGCCAGAGGCTCGGCTTGAAGGTCAAATTCTACAAAGTTAAAGATGACCTCGAACCCGACCTCAAAAGCGTTGCAAGGCTCATAACGGAAAAGACCAAGGCCGTACTCGCTGTCAACTACTTCGGTTTCCCGCAGGACCTGAAGGCCCTCAAGGAGGCCTGTTCGAGCAAAGGCCTTTATCTCATCGAGGACAGCTCGCACAGTTTCCTTGGCAAGGCGGACGGCATGGCTCCCGGGATGCGGGGAGACATGGGGCTTTTGAGCTTCAGGAAGCTCGTGCCTGTCTTAAACGGCGCGGCCCTCCTTGTGAACAGGGCGGATGAAGCCGCGAAGGGGCTTGAAGGCCTCAAGCGCATGAGCGCCGGGCTTCCAGCCGAGAAAAGGAAAAGGAGGCTCGTTTCCTATCTCAAGCTCGCTCAAGCAAGGTATGGCCTGCCCTTGGGCAAGCTCAGGAGAAGGGAGACGGTAACCCCCCCGCACGGGTCGACCGAAAGCGAGGCAATGGATTTCGGGGCTGACGAATGGAGCCTCTCGGTGCTCGCCGGATATCCTTTCGAAAAGGAGGCGAGGAGGCGGAGGGCAAATTACCGGAAATGGGTCGAGAGGCTCTCTGGAGAGGGCTTCAGGGCGGTGAAGGAGCTCCCTCTGGGGGTTGTACCTTCAAGCTGCCCGATGTTTGTGGATGAACGTGACAAATGGCTCAGGAAATATTCAAGGAAAGGCCACGGGGTGAGCGCATGGCCAACGCTCCCTCTTGAGGTCTGGAAGGCCGGCGGCAGCGCCGTCTCGATCTGGAAGAAACTCATACTATTTCCGGTTTGAAAGCGCGACGACGAGCCGGTTTCAGGGGACGATTATTATTACTCTATCGTTAAAGATAACTGAAAGGCACGAGGACCTGGAGCAACTGGTCGGGGCCTGGGAGAGATTGGCCGACGACGAGGGGCTGCATCTTTTTTCCAGGCCCGCATGGAACATTGCCTGGTGGAAGGCCTTTGGAAGCGGAAAAAGGCTCCGCATCTATGCCGGTTACGAGGGGGGCGAGCTTATCGGCGTGTGGCCCTTCTGCATAAGGAAGGGCTCTTTAAAAGACCTCCGCGGCACCATAGCCGAGACCCTCTCGGGCCGAAGCTCTGATTATGGATTGCCTACCGTAAGGTCAGGCCGTGAGGAGACATTCGTGGGTGCGGTCGTGGACAATATTCTATTCGAGGCCAGGGGGAGCGTTATCGACTTTCCGCACCTCCCGCTTGGCCATCCGGCCACGACCGCGCTTGCAGGGGCAATTAGGACAGCAGGCGCGCAAATCCACGAGAGGCGCTCGATATGCCCGAGGCTCGAATTCAAGGAGGACTACGCCTCGACTGAA encodes the following:
- a CDS encoding dTDP-4-dehydrorhamnose 3,5-epimerase family protein; this encodes MIEGVITEPLLQFPDDRGRVMRMLRADSPGFEGFGEIYFSTVNPGKVKAWKRHIRMTQRFAVPVGRIRLVLHDARPGSATIGETAVMETGESDYRLVRIPPLLWYGFMGISGGPALIANCTDMPHSPDETERMGIDNGIIRYDWDN
- a CDS encoding aldolase/citrate lyase family protein, giving the protein MKGKHKAPLQERLRAGELTIGSWITLGHPSVAEILAGAGFDWLAVDMEHSAITLSEAQALIQAIELGGSVPLVRVGSNDPNEIKRVMDAGAHGVIVPMVNSREDAVRAVRAANYPPRGARGVGLARAQGYGLGFERYKAWLRENCVVIVQIEHIEAVKNLESILATEGVDAFIVGPYDLSGSLGRPGEFDHPEVISALEKVKEAAAGAGTPSGFHVIPPDWREASARIAEGYRFIGFSLDTLFLGASCGEGLKNLRSLSFA
- a CDS encoding radical SAM protein, translated to MKSRTVVLINPGHDDEVDPKVARSFGAMTRKVRREDPPVSILNLGGYIRDHGYDVVVVDTHVEPEYRRTIQGLLREKPLAIGFSVIIGKFAKNALGLTKMAKELAPDVPVVWGGKLVHLAGRLALERPDIDFVITGDGELPFLKLLDALREEKDYRGIPGVGYRENGRPVINENTFRVERLDDIYISRDFGWELVRKHVNRQQVPYFISLYTSRGCKFNCSFCYLKDIKELESGMRLRRRSAENIISEIGYLHENFGIDVVTFGDDDFLSEAEKIAPVFDYLRRKGIYIEHIWTNIHNLRPENIALLKGVCQTVCYSIETASPRLQRILRKRISAEKAIEVNKSLRRAGINTVHNFLFGVPTETDEETRMNIELLKKLKEVNPHMRANTYILSPIPGTPIFQYAEELAGKKMEWKLEDLADFHFRYMDGVAPKFRPYFTPEDNLHYETVSEMANELFAELNSGPTAEHLEKIGRSPRLGYIFKDIECISRPKGKTRKYILDLVLEASERGLASPAIEPF
- a CDS encoding NAD(P)-dependent oxidoreductase, with translation MGKAVVFGGSGFLGSHVADELTNAGLEVAIFDRKRSPFLQPSQEMLIGDILNEKQVREAVRGADYVYNFAGLADIEECRARPIDTVKYNILGNSIILEAAASEKAERFVFASTMYVYSDAGAFYRISKQASELMIEDYSRLHGLPYTIMRYGSLYGERSDERNSVFRILKEAVTEGRVTYYGSGDEEREFLHVKDAARSSVEVLDRSFRNECVIVTGHKAVKYREFLDMVAEMLKGRVVVEYRERKQDTHYRITPYAFNPRFAKKMSPPQHVDLGQGLLHCINEIYTGMQSEKRKYVELSLGSMDMS
- the rfbG gene encoding CDP-glucose 4,6-dehydratase, with translation MELSGGEIQLFKGAYSGKRVLVTGHTGFKGSWLAIWLSSLGAEVAGFSSYLPSSPCNFSATGLEKMIDHRWGDVREFPGLKAAFEDFRPEVVFHLAAQPIVRRSYADPKLTFDTNLGGTVNVLECVRSSGRVRAAVIVTSDKCYENTECVWGYRENDRLGGTDPYSASKACAEIAASAYARSFRPSGGAPRIATARAGNVVGGGDWAESRVIPDCVRAWSEGKEAVIRNPASTRPWQHVLEPLSGYLWLGADLLASDRLHGESFNFGPDQKVNKPVSELIDIFTSHWGGPGWRRGGVENGKKESALLKLSCDKALHELGWRPVLSFEDTIRLTAEWYRRYYSGEKGMCAFSEEQISFYVSEAARAGLQWAREGVPA
- a CDS encoding aspartate aminotransferase family protein, whose amino-acid sequence is MTDFRDIKAAVQWASVEDEAFIRDLGKTEEEIASRMIRERGYRHTSCHGRVSINPLVFESGQGSILKDADGNRYLDLGSGIYVTNLGHSHPKVSEAVSRHAKTLMNCHDYMTPVKAAFLERLAGRLGGDLKNIHLYDNGTTAVEFAIRAARNITGRHEIISFFSDHHGKTYGSAALGRLTSSNGPARPSGFHLVPRPDPYRPVWTTPDGKIDTDAYIAFYEQYIKEATTGLVAAFVLEPIQGWGGTIIPPDDFLPKLARLCKTRGMLLVTDEILTGSGRTGKWLSADWWGVRPDITVLGKGLGNGFPMSALVVKEEHAWALPKIAPSTTFGGNPMACAAGLATIEAIEEEDAMELAVENGGHLLGRLKELKEAHPIIGDVRGKGCLLGVEFVWDRETKKPFIEAASEIYAECLKRKLIPGVPVVHLLRLAPQLTIRREMLDAAVAILDDSIGRVEEKFGMKGGRERLRATV
- a CDS encoding aminotransferase class V-fold PLP-dependent enzyme; protein product: MSPLEGILDPDRAVLFGYARTALEYGYRHLGLKQGDEVLYPDLICDVMMVPCQRLGLKVKFYKVKDDLEPDLKSVARLITEKTKAVLAVNYFGFPQDLKALKEACSSKGLYLIEDSSHSFLGKADGMAPGMRGDMGLLSFRKLVPVLNGAALLVNRADEAAKGLEGLKRMSAGLPAEKRKRRLVSYLKLAQARYGLPLGKLRRRETVTPPHGSTESEAMDFGADEWSLSVLAGYPFEKEARRRRANYRKWVERLSGEGFRAVKELPLGVVPSSCPMFVDERDKWLRKYSRKGHGVSAWPTLPLEVWKAGGSAVSIWKKLILFPV
- a CDS encoding glycosyltransferase family 2 protein: MAAPRVSVIMNCLNGAEYLRASIESVYAQTFKDWEIVFWDNASTDGSGEIASGYDRRLRYFRSPATIPLGRARNMAIREARGELVAFLDCDDLWMPEKLLKQAPLFDKNPRTGLVFSDTVFFNGKGEERRLYANSRPPRGMVFKRLLTDYFLSMETVVIRRRALDSLSEWFDERLEVNEEADLFIRIAYWWEADCVHEPLAKWRVHAGSLTWQKKERFAIESQMMLDKYMRLFPGLDVEAAGEVECMRRRILKQRFMNSWERGDGSVRGMLRPYIGKDPKALALYMASFLPYRAAAPLIGLYRTRRGLVAP
- the rfbF gene encoding glucose-1-phosphate cytidylyltransferase; this translates as MKVVILAGGLGTRLSEETSLRPKPIVEIGGKPILWHIMSIYGAHGFNEFVIALGYKGGLIKEYFLNYYLHQSDLTIDLGTGMVETEGNGKKDWRVHLVDTGADSMTGGRLEKLKDKLKGSTFMLTYGDGVADVNVKKLLEFHRSHGRTATVTVVRPSARFGEVRFNGDCHEIMDFKEKPQTGEGWVNGGFFVFEPAIFDYLDGDKTVLEAGPLETLAKRRELMAFRHEGFWQCMDTMRDKQFLERLWESGKARWKVWN
- a CDS encoding phosphoglycerate dehydrogenase → MKVLISTSTFGEYDRSPLDVLKGSGFEPVMNPYGRTLKRHELKALAKDAAGLIAGTERLDGPVLGAMRGLRIISRCGAGLDNIDLDAAKRLGVAVYNTPSGPTLAVAELAVALLLNLARRITEMDRDVRKGVWRKSAGSLLKGKKVGIIGFGRIGRKVAALLSPFGAEIRYFDPCRDESDSGCSPSDIDELLAWADAITIHASLASQCMRILGLRELSLMKEGAILVNTSRGGVVDEAALYEALSSGRLSGAALDVFEEEPYSGPLTALPNVILTPHIGSYAREARSEMEMEAVSNLLKGFGVASLATGAEKGAGRS
- a CDS encoding HAD hydrolase-like protein is translated as MAFDFDGVILESAQIKTEAFKELFSKYPEKVDEIVEYHRAHEGVSRYRKFRHFCENIIGTEYTEEAGRKLGKEFSALVYGKVLNAPFVKGASEFFERHHAEYLMFIASGTPAEELADIVKARGIAGYFRDVYGSPMLKADALRDMMGRHGLSGEEIVFVGDAAADRDAAMEAGTNFIARVSGDGGPLKNERHRIKDLDGLMGLIKGLGR